From the Acinetobacter wanghuae genome, one window contains:
- a CDS encoding 3-carboxyethylcatechol 2,3-dioxygenase — protein sequence MAVKLICASHSPLMEFASPQDQAQEQKVRDAFATLSAEVKAYDPTLIITFGPDHFNGFFYDLMPSFCVGIRAKAAGDWDYGKDNDHINVPEDKALAMIRRILDEGVDVAYSYRMQADHGVTQPLHFLCDGQLDRYPTIPVFINGAAAPMPTTKRTIALGRAVGQFIKSLNLENERVLVLGTGGLSHDPPTPQMGSVPPEVEEFLIAGRYPTPEARNARQSKIIAVGQKLAAGDKSVAVPLNPEWDRDLLEKFKNADFAAMEAMTEAEIRVEGGRGGQEVRSWMAAFAALNEIGEYDMTTHCYEDISEWIAGFGIVSADLKG from the coding sequence ATGGCCGTTAAACTCATTTGTGCATCGCACAGTCCTTTAATGGAATTTGCTTCACCGCAAGACCAAGCGCAAGAACAAAAAGTTCGTGATGCATTTGCAACTTTGTCTGCTGAAGTAAAAGCTTACGACCCAACCCTGATCATTACTTTTGGTCCTGACCATTTCAATGGTTTCTTCTATGATCTTATGCCAAGTTTCTGCGTGGGTATCCGTGCAAAAGCGGCAGGCGATTGGGACTACGGTAAAGACAACGACCACATCAATGTACCTGAAGACAAAGCGTTGGCAATGATACGTCGTATATTGGACGAAGGTGTTGACGTTGCATATTCATACCGTATGCAAGCGGATCATGGTGTGACTCAGCCATTACATTTCTTATGTGATGGTCAGCTTGATCGTTACCCAACGATTCCAGTATTTATTAATGGCGCTGCTGCACCGATGCCAACAACAAAGCGTACCATCGCTTTGGGACGTGCAGTGGGTCAATTTATCAAATCCTTAAATCTTGAAAATGAGCGTGTCCTTGTTTTAGGTACAGGTGGTCTTTCACATGATCCACCGACACCACAAATGGGTTCAGTACCACCTGAAGTTGAAGAGTTCTTGATTGCAGGTCGTTACCCAACACCTGAAGCACGTAACGCGCGTCAGTCGAAGATTATTGCTGTGGGTCAAAAACTGGCTGCAGGTGACAAATCGGTTGCTGTACCACTGAATCCTGAATGGGACCGTGACCTACTTGAGAAATTTAAAAATGCTGATTTCGCTGCCATGGAAGCCATGACAGAAGCTGAAATTCGTGTTGAAGGTGGTCGTGGCGGTCAAGAAGTTCGCTCATGGATGGCGGCATTTGCTGCCTTAAATGAAATTGGCGAATACGACATGACAACACACTGCTATGAAGATATCAGCGAGTGGATCGCAGGCTTCGGCATCGTATCTGCAGATTTAAAAGGTTAA
- the hcaD gene encoding 3-phenylpropionate/cinnamic acid dioxygenase ferredoxin--NAD(+) reductase subunit: protein MSNIETIVIVGAGQAGASAILELRGNKFEGKIILIGDETHLPYERPPLSKDVILKPEDTKIEILSEEKLADLGVETIRGNGVQKINADAKTVELQNGDFVAYDKLLLATGGAARRLPNFDALGKHVYTLRNLEDSQALVPVLQKGQRIILIGGGVIGLELASSARFKECDVTVIEMGPMVMGRSSPRILSEFLLEQQKLAGVDVRLSTSIENCTLDGEEVVVTLGDGIELRADAVVYGIGIVPNAQLAVDAGLDVDLAIKVNENCQTSNPDIYAAGDVATQLRACGHHRRVETWENANLQAGIFARHVMGVEHPTPNPAWFWTDQLDINYQFVGDMAASEWHVRGEIKPELRQESSFVLFGVTDSVIVGGITVNAAKEMRHLKKLISKQAVFEAEKYLDLSQDLRKLVK from the coding sequence ATGAGCAACATCGAAACCATCGTGATTGTAGGTGCTGGCCAAGCTGGTGCAAGTGCAATCCTAGAACTTCGTGGCAACAAATTTGAAGGTAAAATCATCCTGATTGGTGATGAAACGCATCTTCCTTATGAGCGTCCACCACTGTCTAAAGATGTGATTTTAAAACCTGAAGACACCAAAATCGAAATTCTGTCGGAAGAAAAACTGGCGGATCTTGGTGTTGAAACCATCCGTGGCAATGGCGTACAAAAAATTAACGCTGATGCGAAAACGGTTGAACTTCAAAATGGTGACTTTGTTGCTTATGACAAATTGCTGCTTGCGACTGGCGGTGCAGCACGTCGTCTGCCGAACTTCGATGCGTTAGGTAAACACGTTTATACGCTTCGTAACCTCGAAGATTCACAAGCCCTTGTCCCAGTATTGCAAAAAGGTCAACGCATCATCCTGATTGGTGGCGGTGTGATTGGTCTTGAGCTTGCATCATCTGCACGTTTTAAAGAATGTGACGTGACTGTGATTGAAATGGGTCCAATGGTGATGGGTCGTTCATCACCACGCATCTTGAGCGAATTCTTGCTTGAACAGCAAAAATTGGCAGGTGTGGATGTTCGTCTTTCAACATCAATTGAAAATTGCACATTAGATGGCGAAGAAGTTGTTGTGACTTTAGGTGATGGCATCGAGCTTCGTGCTGATGCAGTCGTTTACGGTATCGGTATCGTGCCAAATGCACAGCTTGCCGTTGACGCAGGTCTTGACGTCGATCTTGCGATCAAAGTGAACGAAAACTGCCAAACTTCAAACCCTGACATTTATGCAGCAGGTGATGTTGCGACTCAGCTTCGCGCATGTGGTCACCACCGCCGTGTTGAAACTTGGGAAAATGCCAATCTTCAAGCAGGCATCTTTGCGCGTCACGTGATGGGTGTTGAGCATCCAACGCCAAATCCAGCATGGTTCTGGACAGATCAGCTTGATATCAACTACCAATTTGTCGGTGATATGGCAGCAAGTGAGTGGCATGTTCGTGGTGAAATTAAACCTGAACTACGTCAAGAGTCTTCATTCGTATTGTTTGGTGTGACAGATAGTGTGATCGTGGGCGGTATCACTGTGAATGCCGCTAAAGAAATGCGTCATTTGAAAAAATTGATCAGTAAGCAAGCAGTGTTTGAAGCAGAGAAGTATTTGGATTTAAGCCAAGATCTTCGTAAGCTTGTGAAATAA
- a CDS encoding DMT family transporter, producing the protein MNSNSSPMIVTASIYALLVLIWAATPLAIVWSVAEVHSMWVLIIRYLGASILAIAILALMRNPLPFDHTSLKSYVAGSLNLIGAQLFIYLAANYLTSGLMALIFGLSPLIAGLIGHVILKTHKLVWLQWLGMAVAVGGLTFVFADSAESNVNPWGVVLMIISMISYISSIFWVKHINAPLKPMSQATGSLIISSLGSLLLVPFIWSSFPTQMPSMQALFGFGFTMILSSIVAMLCYFWLIRRLAASTVSLSNVMTPIIALILGATLNHEHISSHAVLGIGIVMFGIVMYFWKEWREQYFAQ; encoded by the coding sequence ATGAATTCAAACTCTTCTCCCATGATCGTCACTGCAAGTATTTATGCCTTGTTGGTCCTGATTTGGGCAGCAACACCGTTAGCAATTGTATGGAGCGTGGCGGAAGTGCATTCGATGTGGGTGCTGATTATTCGTTACTTGGGTGCGTCCATTTTGGCTATCGCGATTTTAGCGCTCATGCGTAATCCTTTGCCCTTTGATCACACTTCATTAAAAAGCTATGTGGCGGGAAGCTTGAACTTGATTGGCGCGCAGCTATTTATCTATCTTGCTGCCAACTACTTAACTTCAGGTTTAATGGCGTTAATTTTCGGCTTATCACCACTGATTGCAGGATTGATTGGTCATGTGATCTTAAAAACCCATAAATTGGTCTGGTTACAATGGCTTGGGATGGCTGTTGCTGTTGGTGGATTAACATTTGTCTTTGCAGACTCTGCTGAAAGCAATGTCAATCCATGGGGTGTGGTATTGATGATCATTAGTATGATCTCGTACATCAGTTCTATTTTTTGGGTCAAACACATTAATGCACCACTGAAACCGATGTCTCAAGCGACAGGCTCTTTAATCATTTCTTCATTAGGTTCACTACTGTTAGTTCCATTTATTTGGTCATCTTTCCCAACGCAAATGCCAAGTATGCAGGCGCTGTTTGGCTTTGGTTTTACTATGATTTTATCGTCGATTGTGGCCATGCTTTGCTACTTCTGGCTTATCCGACGTCTTGCTGCATCGACCGTGTCTTTGAGTAATGTTATGACGCCGATCATTGCTTTGATTTTAGGTGCGACACTCAATCATGAGCATATTAGCTCACATGCGGTACTTGGTATTGGGATCGTGATGTTCGGGATCGTGATGTACTTTTGGAAAGAATGGCGAGAGCAATATTTTGCTCAATAA
- a CDS encoding cation diffusion facilitator family transporter: MSDSQSNKVVVYAALFGNLAIAMVKFVAAYITNSSAMLSEAIHSVVDTLNEILLLYGMKKSQQPADATHPFGYGRELYFWAFIVALMVFALGAIASIYQGIQHIIKPEEILNPTINYIVLVIAILVEGTSWFVALKAFKRTKGKQGYFEAFRRSKDPTTFTVLFEDTAALLGLFIALIGIFLAHRLNIPELDGVASVLIGIVLAVSAVLLARETKGLLLGETADPKLRENVLLIAQQDAAVFSANGVLTEQIGAHQVIASLSLEFKDNLTSDEIEACVNRIEAEIRQVHPEIVTLFVKPQTKAIWLERTQGRV; the protein is encoded by the coding sequence ATGTCTGACTCTCAGTCTAATAAAGTCGTGGTCTATGCAGCGCTCTTTGGTAACTTAGCCATTGCCATGGTTAAGTTTGTGGCGGCATACATCACCAATAGTTCAGCGATGCTCAGTGAAGCGATTCACTCTGTGGTCGATACACTGAACGAAATTCTGCTGCTGTACGGCATGAAGAAATCACAACAACCTGCGGATGCAACGCATCCTTTTGGTTATGGGCGTGAATTGTATTTTTGGGCATTTATTGTGGCGTTGATGGTCTTTGCATTGGGTGCGATTGCATCTATTTATCAAGGGATTCAACATATCATTAAACCTGAGGAAATCCTGAATCCAACCATTAACTACATTGTGCTGGTTATTGCGATTTTGGTTGAAGGAACCTCGTGGTTTGTGGCCCTAAAAGCATTTAAACGTACCAAGGGTAAGCAGGGCTATTTCGAGGCTTTTCGCCGTAGTAAAGATCCCACAACATTTACGGTACTTTTTGAAGATACAGCAGCCTTGCTCGGTTTATTTATTGCCTTGATTGGTATTTTCCTTGCGCATCGCTTAAATATTCCTGAGCTCGATGGTGTTGCATCTGTCCTCATCGGTATTGTGCTTGCTGTTTCTGCAGTGTTATTGGCACGTGAAACCAAAGGACTTCTCCTTGGTGAAACAGCTGACCCTAAACTGCGGGAAAATGTTTTATTGATCGCTCAACAAGACGCAGCGGTATTTAGTGCCAATGGTGTTTTGACTGAACAAATCGGTGCGCATCAGGTGATTGCATCGTTAAGTTTAGAGTTTAAAGATAACTTAACCTCTGACGAGATTGAAGCCTGTGTCAATCGTATTGAAGCTGAAATTAGACAGGTGCATCCTGAAATTGTGACATTGTTTGTGAAGCCACAGACCAAAGCCATTTGGTTGGAACGAACGCAAGGTCGTGTTTAA
- a CDS encoding catalase → MSNDTKKCPMTHLTTDAGAPVVDNQNSMTAGARGPLLAQDLWLNEKLANFVREVIPERRMHAKGSGAFGTFTVTHDITQYTRAKIFSEIGKKTEMFARFSTVAGERGAADAERDIRGFALKFYTDEGVWDLVGNNTPVFFLRDARKFPDLNKAVKRDPKTNLRSATNNWDFWTLLPEALHQVTIVMSDRGIPDGYRHMHGFGSHTFSFINANNERFWVKFHMRTQQGIKNLTDAEAEALIAKDRESSQTDLFDAIERGDLPKWKMYVQIMPEMDAEKVPYHPFDLTKVWPKGDYPLIEVGEFELNRNPENYFQDVEQAAFAPSNLVPGISYSPDRMLQARLVNYADAARYRVGVNHSQIPVNAARCPVNSNRRDGQGRMDGNYGGLPHYEPNSFHQWQEQPQYREPPLKITGNADFWDFREDDNDYFSQPRALFNLMNDQQKQALFNNTAGAMGDALDFIKYRHIRNCYACEPAYGEGVAKALGLTVHDAQAARATDPAQGNPGLL, encoded by the coding sequence ATGAGTAATGACACTAAGAAATGTCCTATGACTCACTTAACAACGGATGCGGGTGCGCCCGTAGTCGACAACCAAAACAGTATGACCGCAGGTGCACGTGGTCCTCTTTTGGCACAAGACTTGTGGCTGAATGAAAAATTAGCCAATTTTGTACGTGAAGTGATTCCTGAACGTCGTATGCATGCTAAAGGTTCAGGTGCGTTTGGCACATTTACCGTCACGCATGACATTACCCAATACACCCGTGCAAAGATCTTTTCGGAAATTGGTAAAAAAACAGAAATGTTTGCACGTTTCTCGACGGTTGCCGGTGAACGTGGTGCAGCTGATGCCGAACGTGATATCCGTGGCTTTGCTTTAAAGTTCTATACCGATGAAGGGGTTTGGGATTTAGTCGGTAATAATACCCCTGTATTCTTTTTACGTGATGCGCGTAAATTCCCTGATTTAAATAAAGCCGTTAAACGCGATCCCAAAACCAATTTACGTAGCGCCACCAATAACTGGGATTTTTGGACATTATTACCAGAAGCACTGCATCAAGTCACAATTGTCATGTCTGACCGTGGTATTCCAGATGGTTACCGTCATATGCATGGTTTTGGTAGCCATACTTTCAGTTTCATTAATGCCAACAACGAACGTTTCTGGGTGAAATTCCATATGCGTACGCAACAAGGCATTAAGAACTTAACTGATGCGGAAGCGGAAGCACTGATTGCTAAAGATCGTGAAAGCTCACAAACAGACTTGTTTGATGCGATTGAACGTGGTGATTTGCCGAAATGGAAAATGTACGTTCAAATCATGCCTGAAATGGATGCAGAAAAAGTACCTTATCACCCATTTGACCTGACGAAAGTATGGCCAAAAGGTGATTATCCACTGATTGAAGTGGGTGAGTTTGAGTTGAATCGTAACCCAGAAAATTACTTCCAAGATGTAGAGCAAGCAGCCTTTGCACCGAGCAATTTAGTTCCGGGTATCAGTTATTCACCTGACCGTATGTTGCAAGCGCGTTTGGTCAACTATGCAGATGCTGCGCGTTACCGTGTTGGTGTGAACCATTCACAAATCCCTGTCAATGCTGCACGCTGCCCTGTCAATTCAAACCGTCGTGATGGTCAAGGTCGAATGGATGGTAACTATGGCGGATTACCACACTATGAGCCGAACAGCTTTCACCAGTGGCAAGAACAGCCACAGTATCGTGAACCGCCTTTAAAAATTACCGGCAATGCTGATTTTTGGGATTTCCGTGAAGATGACAATGACTACTTTAGCCAGCCACGTGCGTTATTCAATCTGATGAATGATCAACAGAAACAAGCGTTATTTAATAACACAGCGGGCGCAATGGGTGATGCACTTGATTTCATCAAGTATCGTCATATCCGTAACTGCTATGCTTGTGAACCTGCCTATGGTGAAGGTGTTGCCAAGGCATTAGGATTAACCGTTCACGATGCGCAAGCTGCACGTGCAACTGACCCTGCACAAGGCAATCCGGGTTTACTTTAA
- a CDS encoding DUF7230 family protein has translation MAKKQSNVKLVEHNFVAKHMHEVNQSQVFTDRKKALKRGYSKHKQGRYSNEDRSFLMSDLLLLPFIQAA, from the coding sequence ATGGCAAAAAAACAATCAAACGTAAAATTAGTTGAGCATAACTTTGTGGCAAAACATATGCATGAAGTCAATCAAAGCCAAGTGTTTACAGACCGTAAAAAGGCACTGAAACGGGGCTATAGCAAACATAAACAAGGGCGATATTCCAATGAAGATCGCTCTTTTTTAATGTCTGATCTTTTATTATTACCATTCATTCAAGCTGCTTGA
- the ptsP gene encoding phosphoenolpyruvate--protein phosphotransferase, with the protein MSNMQLETLRRIVQEINASTSLHESLDIMVNHVAEAMHVDVCSIYLLDERNHRYLLMASKGLNPEAVGHVSLQLGEGLVGLVGQREEIVNLDNAPKHERFLYLPETGEEIYNSFLGVPVMYRRKVMGVLVVQNKESQDFSEAAESFLVTLCAQLSGVIAHAHAVGNIDVFRKPNNLPAYKTFQGVSGSGGIALGRAVILYPPADLGAVPDREADDISEELQLLDTALDSVREEIKHLDDKMQHALMAEERALFSVFLRMLDENALPAEIKEQIREGNWAQGAVRIVIDNHVARFAQMEDDYLRERVADLKDLGRRILARLQVEDANHRELTDESILIGEEISTAALVELPVDKIAAIVTSEGAMNSHMVIVARALGIPTVVGVTELPINTLDDVEMIVDAHQGRVFINPPRRLRTRYKEIQKEEEQIAKDLRQYETKDAITPDGVAVRLFVNTGLMIDVVRGVQRGAKGVGLYRSEIPFMLRDRFPGEEEQRAIYRQQLSHFANKPVVMRTLDIGADKDLPYFSIEEDNSALGWRGIRFTLDHPEIFSSQIRAMLKASIGLNNLHILLPMVTSVSEVEEALYLLERDWVAVQEEEQVKITKPKIGIMVEVPSVLYQIDEFSELVDFFSVGSNDLTQYLLAVDRNNPRVASVYSHLHPAILRALSRLVQDCHRHNKPISICGEMAGDPISAILLMAMGFNTLSMSSSNILRVRKAICHVPMSDAQELLAHVLKLDNPLVVKSWLERYFRTHGLGDMVKSATRIVSA; encoded by the coding sequence ATGTCGAATATGCAACTGGAGACTTTAAGACGCATTGTCCAAGAGATTAATGCATCGACCAGTTTGCATGAGTCACTCGATATCATGGTCAATCATGTGGCAGAAGCCATGCATGTGGATGTCTGCTCCATTTATTTGCTCGATGAACGCAATCATCGCTATTTGCTTATGGCATCTAAGGGATTAAACCCAGAAGCGGTGGGACATGTCTCACTGCAACTGGGTGAAGGTCTGGTCGGGCTAGTGGGACAGCGTGAAGAAATTGTCAATTTAGACAATGCGCCAAAGCACGAACGTTTCTTATATTTACCTGAAACAGGCGAAGAAATTTACAACTCCTTCCTTGGCGTTCCGGTCATGTACCGCCGTAAAGTCATGGGCGTTTTGGTTGTTCAAAATAAAGAATCACAAGACTTTAGTGAAGCGGCTGAATCCTTCCTTGTGACTTTATGCGCGCAGCTCTCAGGCGTAATTGCCCATGCACATGCTGTCGGTAACATTGATGTGTTTCGTAAACCCAACAATTTGCCTGCCTATAAGACGTTCCAAGGCGTTTCTGGTTCAGGTGGCATTGCACTCGGTCGTGCTGTCATTCTGTACCCACCTGCCGATTTAGGTGCAGTTCCTGATCGTGAAGCAGATGATATTAGTGAAGAGTTGCAACTCCTCGACACGGCCCTTGATTCTGTACGCGAAGAAATTAAACATTTAGACGATAAAATGCAGCATGCCTTAATGGCAGAAGAACGTGCATTGTTTAGCGTGTTCTTACGCATGTTGGACGAAAATGCCCTCCCCGCAGAAATCAAAGAACAGATTCGTGAAGGCAATTGGGCACAAGGTGCAGTACGTATTGTCATTGATAATCACGTCGCACGCTTCGCGCAAATGGAAGATGATTATCTCAGAGAACGTGTTGCCGATTTAAAAGACCTCGGTCGGCGTATTTTGGCGCGGTTGCAAGTTGAAGATGCCAACCACCGTGAACTCACCGACGAAAGCATTTTAATTGGTGAGGAAATTTCAACTGCCGCTTTAGTTGAACTGCCTGTCGATAAAATTGCAGCCATTGTCACCTCGGAAGGTGCAATGAACTCACACATGGTGATTGTCGCGCGTGCGCTCGGTATTCCAACCGTTGTCGGAGTGACAGAACTGCCGATCAATACGCTCGATGATGTGGAAATGATTGTCGATGCGCATCAAGGTCGCGTCTTTATTAATCCACCACGTCGCCTGCGTACCCGTTATAAAGAAATTCAAAAAGAAGAAGAGCAAATCGCGAAAGATTTACGCCAGTACGAAACCAAAGATGCGATTACCCCTGACGGTGTTGCAGTGCGTTTATTCGTAAATACAGGTTTAATGATTGATGTCGTGCGTGGTGTACAACGCGGTGCCAAAGGTGTGGGTCTGTATCGCTCAGAAATTCCATTTATGCTGCGCGACCGTTTCCCGGGTGAAGAGGAACAAAGGGCGATCTACCGTCAGCAGTTGAGCCACTTTGCCAATAAACCTGTAGTCATGCGTACTTTGGATATTGGTGCGGACAAAGATTTACCTTACTTCTCCATTGAAGAAGATAATTCAGCGCTTGGTTGGCGTGGTATTCGTTTTACCCTCGATCATCCTGAAATTTTCTCATCACAAATTCGCGCAATGCTGAAAGCCAGTATTGGTTTAAATAATCTGCATATTTTACTGCCGATGGTAACCAGTGTCAGTGAAGTCGAAGAAGCACTGTATTTGCTTGAACGCGATTGGGTTGCAGTTCAAGAAGAAGAACAGGTCAAAATTACCAAACCTAAAATCGGGATTATGGTTGAAGTCCCGAGTGTGCTGTATCAAATTGATGAATTTTCAGAATTGGTCGATTTCTTCTCGGTCGGTTCAAACGACTTGACCCAATATTTACTGGCGGTTGACCGTAATAATCCACGTGTCGCAAGTGTCTATTCGCATTTGCATCCTGCCATTTTACGTGCGTTATCGCGCTTGGTTCAGGATTGTCATCGTCATAATAAACCGATCAGCATTTGTGGCGAAATGGCGGGAGATCCTATTTCTGCTATCTTACTTATGGCAATGGGCTTCAATACCCTTTCCATGAGTTCAAGCAATATTTTGCGTGTGCGTAAAGCGATTTGCCATGTCCCGATGAGTGATGCCCAAGAATTACTCGCACATGTGCTCAAACTCGATAACCCGCTTGTGGTTAAAAGTTGGTTAGAGCGCTACTTTAGAACGCATGGTTTAGGCGATATGGTGAAATCTGCAACGCGGATTGTGAGTGCTTAA
- a CDS encoding RNA pyrophosphohydrolase, which yields MIDSEGFRPNVGIILANDAGQVLWAKRIGHNAWQFPQGGIQYGETPEQALFRELREEVGLLPEHVQIIAQTKGWLRYRLPHRYIRPDSDPVCIGQKQKWFLLRLTGSVQNIQLNLSDPPEFDQWQWVSYWYPLGQVVNFKRDVYRKAMVELCQQLPRQKS from the coding sequence ATGATCGACTCCGAAGGTTTCCGACCGAATGTCGGGATCATTTTGGCAAACGATGCTGGACAAGTTTTATGGGCAAAGCGCATTGGTCACAATGCATGGCAATTTCCACAAGGAGGCATCCAATATGGAGAAACCCCTGAACAGGCACTCTTTCGTGAGCTAAGAGAAGAAGTTGGCTTATTGCCCGAACATGTCCAAATTATTGCGCAAACCAAAGGGTGGTTGCGCTATCGTTTGCCACATCGATACATTCGTCCGGACTCAGATCCGGTGTGTATCGGACAAAAGCAAAAATGGTTTTTATTGAGGCTGACAGGTTCAGTTCAGAATATTCAATTGAATTTATCTGATCCGCCTGAATTTGATCAATGGCAATGGGTCAGTTATTGGTATCCATTGGGTCAAGTCGTCAACTTTAAACGCGACGTTTACCGTAAAGCGATGGTGGAGTTGTGTCAGCAGCTTCCTCGGCAAAAAAGCTAA
- a CDS encoding HAD family hydrolase, which translates to MKLALFDLDHTLLNTDSDHSWGEFLVNEGLVDPIRHRAMNNKFYDDYKAGQLDPIAYNEFVFEFLTQHESDYLTQLHQLFMQKVIRPQMRPEGFKAIQRHKDAGHALVGITATSDFITAPIFREFGITEIIATNAEVVDGKYTGKVINVPCYQQGKLTRLDQWLAGRDVTESWAYSDSINDRFLLEYSDHAIAVNPDDRLATLAKEQGWDIQDWSI; encoded by the coding sequence ATGAAATTGGCACTGTTTGACCTTGATCACACCCTATTAAATACAGATTCTGACCATTCATGGGGAGAATTTCTGGTCAATGAAGGTTTGGTCGATCCAATTCGTCATCGTGCCATGAATAACAAGTTTTATGATGACTATAAAGCAGGGCAACTCGACCCCATTGCCTATAATGAGTTTGTGTTTGAATTTTTAACGCAGCATGAGTCTGATTATTTGACACAATTACATCAATTATTTATGCAAAAAGTCATTCGTCCACAAATGCGCCCTGAAGGCTTTAAAGCCATTCAACGCCATAAAGACGCAGGTCATGCTTTGGTGGGTATTACCGCAACGTCGGACTTTATTACTGCACCAATTTTCCGTGAATTTGGTATCACTGAAATTATTGCCACCAATGCTGAAGTGGTAGATGGAAAATATACGGGTAAAGTGATTAATGTGCCGTGTTATCAACAAGGAAAATTAACGCGTTTAGATCAATGGCTTGCAGGTCGAGACGTGACCGAGTCATGGGCGTATTCAGATTCAATCAATGACCGTTTCTTATTGGAATATTCCGATCATGCGATTGCGGTGAATCCAGATGATCGCTTAGCAACTTTGGCAAAAGAACAGGGTTGGGATATTCAGGACTGGTCGATCTAA
- a CDS encoding DUF2789 family protein yields MNQVRPRMTHLFEQLGLDSTAAAIAEFISEHQLHQDLALLDAPYWTKAQHQFLAEKIASDGEWAIVVDQLNEALHEDATSESQVQ; encoded by the coding sequence ATGAATCAGGTTCGACCGCGTATGACGCATTTATTTGAACAATTAGGCTTAGATTCAACGGCTGCAGCAATCGCAGAATTTATCAGTGAGCATCAGTTACATCAAGATTTAGCATTGCTTGATGCGCCGTATTGGACAAAAGCGCAGCATCAATTCCTAGCCGAAAAAATTGCATCGGATGGAGAATGGGCAATTGTAGTTGATCAACTGAATGAAGCGCTACATGAAGATGCAACCAGCGAAAGCCAAGTGCAGTAA